The sequence below is a genomic window from Synechococcus sp. PCC 7335.
ATGGCAGTGACGAAGGCGTTACAGCTAATCGAATTAGGCAGCGTAGATAATTAGTATGCGATGAAGAGCTGCCTAGCAAATTTAGCTGTGGATTAAGCTATTCCTATCATTGCCGGTTAGTCAATTTGCCAGAGACTGCTGACGGTTGCAGTTCTAATGCTTCCTCACCATGAGTACCGGTGGGTTCCTTGAGGAAAAACCAAAGTAGGAAGAACATAATCAAACTACTGATTCCCATCGTCGAGAAGAAGATCTTGTTACCGACATCTCCTGTCGGCAATAGACTGAACAGAAGTAGAAAAGCCACTCCCCCCACATTTCCCCAAGCTCCAACGCTGCCAGCGATTTGGCCGGTAATTTCCTCTTTAACTAGGGGGACAATTGCATAGGTTGCGCCCTCCGCCGCCTGAACCGAGAAAGAGGCAAACATCGTGACGCCAATTGCCAGGGGAAGCAGCCAACCGACGTTGATTAAGCCCATTGTTAGGTAGCCAACTCCTGTAACAGCCTGCAATATCACCAATGTCCATTTTCGACTGCCGATGGTATCAGAGATTAACCCACCCCCCGGACGGGCAACTAAGTTCATAAAGGCATAGCTAGAAGCCACTGCTCCTGCTACTGCAACCGGTAAGCTAAAGGTTGTTAGGTAAAACAGCGGTATCATCGAAACAACCGCTAGTTCTGAGCCAAAGCAGACAAAATAGGTCAGATTCAACAGAACTACCTGGGTGAAATCGTAGCGCTCTTCGGGGGCATAGTGCTTCTGACCCGCCATTAATTGTCGATTGACTTTCCAGTTCCAGTAGGTTTGGAATAGGTATAAGCCAAATAGCGCTACACAGATAATGACGACTGCTGTAGCACTGAGCGCTTCAACTACGTTAAATCGCCAGGCGACAACGCCTAAAGCAACATATAGGGGGAAATTCGACATTGTCATCAGCCAAAAGTCTTTTTGGCTGGTCACTTCGATTGCGCCTGGGTGTTTGGCTGACTTAAATTCCTTATCGGGTGGTGTATCTTGAACGTTGAAGAAATAAAACACGCCATAAGCGGCTGCAACGATGCCGCTAAGGGCGACCGTATATCGCCAGCTGCTCTGACCACCCACGAAAAAACTTGCTCCAGTGGCGACTAGAGGTAGGGCGATCGCAGCCACACCAGAGCCAAAGTTACCCCAGCCACCATAGATTCCTTCTGCAAAGCCAATTTCGGCGGGAGGAAACCAGTTCGCTACCATGCGAATGCCGACGACAAATCCCGCTGCAACCACGCCAATCGCTAAACGGCTCCAAAGCAACTGGTTGTAGTCCTGAGCAAAGGCAAACGCGATGCAGGGAATGGCAGAATAAATCAAGACGCCTGAAAAAACGATGCGAGGACCGATGCGGTCTATCAGCATGCCGAAGATAACTCGAAATGGAATCGCCAGAGCTAAATTGCATAGGAGCATCGTCCGAAATTGCAGCTCGGTCAGCTGGAATTCTTCTATGATCGATTCAGCTAGTGGGGCCGCGTTAAAAATAACGACAAAAGATAAGAGGAAGGCAAACCACGTCAGGTGTAGGATGCGGTATCGGCCGCTAAACGACAACAATCTTCGAAACATATGAAACTCTCATTAATGGATCTATGAATGGAGTTAGCTAGAATAAATAAGCACAGAGGAGTTCATTAAGACGTAACTCTTAATAGTGCTAGATAGCGGGTGAGCACAAACTCATTTACTTGGGCGGTGGGCTGCCTGTTCACTTGGAAAGTAGCATCCAAATAATCTTTCAAAAATAGGCTTGCACTCAGTCATGGCTCACTATGAGCTTTGGCTGAGCTGATACTTATTTGCGTGCTCACTCCTTACTTTCTTCGGAACGAGCTTATTCAAGGTGTTTGGAAAGTTAAGAGTAATCTGATGCCAGAATCCACTAAGCCTGGTTTAGCAATTCTAGGAAGATTTGACTGAAGCAGATAGTAAGTCGGTAGCGAAAGGTACCTTCTAAATATCCTTTTTGATGTGAACTAGAACAACCTCAACTATGCGCTTCAAAATATGCTGCTTTGTCTCTCAATCTATACAACCTAACTAGTTAAGTCTGCTAGCCCTGTTACACAGTTGGAAGTCCATTGAGAAGAAGACTCGTTATGATAGAGAAAATGATTTAGAAAGTCGTTTTCGACGAAGTTGTTTTAACCTTTTCTCTAAAGGTATTCTTTGTAAGTATCAGGAATTGATCTGATGGGCAGTTTGTACAGCGAAACCAGCTCAGCAGGCTTTTGTTCTAATCCACTAAACTTTCTGCCGTGGGGCTTAGTTGATCGGCTGTAAGCCTGACAGGAATTCACTTTTAGCCCAAAATTGGGGACGTTCCTCACCCAGTCTGCGTGATCGCTGCGTCCCAATCATGGTAATTTGTCCAGTCAAGACAAAGCTGGTAAAGCTAGCGATTACAATGATCGGCAGCATTGCCGTACCTGACAGTACGCTGAGAATAATACTCGTACCGACAGGGGTCTTAGTGACTGCTACATTCACCGCTGCCATTAGGCAAACCATCCCAACCGTTGGGTGAATCTGAGGAACTGAAATCGCGATCGCCAGCCCAACATTTGATCCAATAAAGAACAGCGGAAAGATAAATCCCCCTAAGAAACCCGAGTGCAGCGTAAAGCTAATCGCAAACATCTTAGCCACCGCAATCAGTAGCAGCATCGTCACACCCAGCGTCGAGCCAGTCTCAATGACGGTGTGGATTTGTTCCTCACTGAAAAACAGCGTCTGAGGAAAGAAAAAAGCAATTAAGCCGATGCATAGGCCGCCTAGGGTAGCTAGGGCAATCATATGTTGCTCAAGTGGCTCTAATAGATGACCAATCAGGCGAAACACATAAATAAATAGCACCGCGACGCCAGCTCCAATTACCCCTAAAACAAGACCTTCAAACAAGTTCAGGGGGGTTAGTTCAGGCACTAACTCAAAGTGATAAAACCCACCGATGGTAATGCCCGTGCTGATTCTAAAAATAGCGAAAGAAAGCATCGCAGAGATCACGGCAGGTGCAACCGCCTCGTAATATTCGAGTCCTCTACGATGGGGAATCTCTAGAGCGAAGATGGCTGCACCGATGGGTGCACCAAAGAATGCGCCTAAGGCAGCGCTCATGCCACAAAACGTCAGCACTCTGACATTGGTCTTACAGAGCTGCAGCCTGTCTCCTAGCCAGCTACCAAAGCTACCATTCACCTGTACCAGCGGTGCTTCTGGTCCGGCGCTACCGCCGGAAGTAATCGCCAACAGCGAAGCAATGACCATTGAGGGTGTTTTATGGATATCAATACGACCAGGCTGATGAACATCGTCAACAACCTGAGCCATTTCTCCTGGGCTACCCATCAAGTAGAGCACCAGACCGACACAAAAGCCTCCAATCGTCGTAGCGAGCCAGACATAGTTGTTAGTTGGTAACCATCTAGGAAAATAGGGCATGACCCATCCTGGCAACGTATGCCAAACGCCGTGCATCATTGCCTCTAAGATAAAGTAGTAGCAGGTGGTAACTAGTCCACCTACAATGCCGATAGCCACAGCACAGAGAACAAGCTGTGGATAGGTGAGCAAGCGGCCTTCGCGTGAGTCCTGAGAAATTTCCGTCTGTGGGTTTGAGATAGCAAGGTCAAGTTGAGTGGCCACGAGAAATCATCCTTTTTATTGTTCGTCGTAAGGCTTGGTAACCTAATTTTGAGGCGTAAGTTTCGTGAACCTATGACTTGTAGGATGTTTTTCAATAGAACGACCGTAGCTCTAAGGCAAAGCTGCATCGAAAGTATCTAAAACATGCTCTCTTACAAAATTCCTATTTGGTGACAAACTATCAAGTATG
It includes:
- a CDS encoding NarK family nitrate/nitrite MFS transporter, whose protein sequence is MFRRLLSFSGRYRILHLTWFAFLLSFVVIFNAAPLAESIIEEFQLTELQFRTMLLCNLALAIPFRVIFGMLIDRIGPRIVFSGVLIYSAIPCIAFAFAQDYNQLLWSRLAIGVVAAGFVVGIRMVANWFPPAEIGFAEGIYGGWGNFGSGVAAIALPLVATGASFFVGGQSSWRYTVALSGIVAAAYGVFYFFNVQDTPPDKEFKSAKHPGAIEVTSQKDFWLMTMSNFPLYVALGVVAWRFNVVEALSATAVVIICVALFGLYLFQTYWNWKVNRQLMAGQKHYAPEERYDFTQVVLLNLTYFVCFGSELAVVSMIPLFYLTTFSLPVAVAGAVASSYAFMNLVARPGGGLISDTIGSRKWTLVILQAVTGVGYLTMGLINVGWLLPLAIGVTMFASFSVQAAEGATYAIVPLVKEEITGQIAGSVGAWGNVGGVAFLLLFSLLPTGDVGNKIFFSTMGISSLIMFFLLWFFLKEPTGTHGEEALELQPSAVSGKLTNRQ
- a CDS encoding chloride channel protein, whose translation is MATQLDLAISNPQTEISQDSREGRLLTYPQLVLCAVAIGIVGGLVTTCYYFILEAMMHGVWHTLPGWVMPYFPRWLPTNNYVWLATTIGGFCVGLVLYLMGSPGEMAQVVDDVHQPGRIDIHKTPSMVIASLLAITSGGSAGPEAPLVQVNGSFGSWLGDRLQLCKTNVRVLTFCGMSAALGAFFGAPIGAAIFALEIPHRRGLEYYEAVAPAVISAMLSFAIFRISTGITIGGFYHFELVPELTPLNLFEGLVLGVIGAGVAVLFIYVFRLIGHLLEPLEQHMIALATLGGLCIGLIAFFFPQTLFFSEEQIHTVIETGSTLGVTMLLLIAVAKMFAISFTLHSGFLGGFIFPLFFIGSNVGLAIAISVPQIHPTVGMVCLMAAVNVAVTKTPVGTSIILSVLSGTAMLPIIVIASFTSFVLTGQITMIGTQRSRRLGEERPQFWAKSEFLSGLQPIN